Proteins encoded together in one Papio anubis isolate 15944 chromosome 3, Panubis1.0, whole genome shotgun sequence window:
- the CXCL5 gene encoding C-X-C motif chemokine 5, which yields MSLLSSCAAPVPSPSGSLCALLALMLLLTPPGPLSPAGPVAAALRELRCSCLQTTQRVQPERISNLQVFAIGPQCSQVEVVASLKNGTEVCLDPQAPFLKKVIQKILDGYLSL from the exons ATGAGCCTCCTGTCCAGCTGCGCGGCCCCTGTCCCGAGTCCTTCGGGCTCCTTGTGCGCGCTGCTGGCACTGATGCTGCTGCTGACGCCGCCAGGGCCCCTCAGCCCAG ctGGTCCTGTCGCTGCTGCGTTGAGAGAGCTGCGTTGCAGTTGTTTACAGACCACGCAGCGAGTTCAACCCGAAAGGATCAGTAATCTGCAGGTGTTCGCCATAGGCCCCCAGTGCTCCCAGGTGGAAGTGGT agcCTCCCTGAAGAACGGGACGGAAGTTTGTCTCGATCCACAAGCCCCTTTTCTAAAGAAAGTCATCCAGAAAATTTTGGACGGGTACTTATCACTttga
- the LOC101022800 gene encoding growth-regulated alpha protein → MASPALSTTPSNLRLLRVALLLLLLVAASRRAAGASLVTELRCQCLQTLHGIHPKNIQSVNVKAPGPHCAQTEVIATLKNGQKACLNPASPMVKKIIGKMLNNGKSN, encoded by the exons ATGGCCTCCCCCGCTCTCTCCACCACCCCTAGCAATCTCCGGCTCCTGCGGGTGGCGCTGCTGCTTCTGCTCCTGGTGGCCGCCAGCCGGCGCGCAGCAG GAGCGTCCCTGGTCACTGAACTGCGCTGCCAGTGCTTGCAGACCCTGCACGGAATTCACCCCAAGAACATCCAAAGTGTGAATGTGAAGGCCCCAGGACCCCACTGCGCCCAAACCGAAGTCAT AGCCACACTCAAGAATGGGCAGAAAGCTTGTCTCAATCCCGCATCCCCCATGGTTAAGAAAATCATCGGAAAGATGCTGAACAA TGGCAAATCCAACTGa